In Streptomyces sp. NBC_00414, a single window of DNA contains:
- the carB gene encoding carbamoyl-phosphate synthase large subunit produces the protein MPKRSDIQSVLVIGSGPIVIGQAAEFDYSGTQACRVLKAEGLRVILVNSNPATIMTDPEIADATYVEPITPEFVEKIIAKERPDTLLPTLGGQTALNTAISMHEQGVLEKYGVELIGANVEAINKGEDRDLFKGVVEAVREKIGHGESARSVICHTMDDVIQGVDTLGGYPVVVRPSFTMGGAGSGFAHDEEELRRIAGQGLTLSPTTEVLLEESILGWKEYELELMRDKNDNVVVVCSIENFDPMGVHTGDSITVAPSMTLTDREYQRLRDIGIAIIREVGVDTGGCNIQFAVNPDDGRIIVIEMNPRVSRSSALASKATGFPIAKIAAKLAVGYTLDEIPNDITEKTPASFEPTLDYVVVKAPRFAFEKFPSADSTLTTTMKSVGEAMAIGRNFTEALQKALRSLEKKGSQFTFVGEPGDKAELLAESVRPTDGRINSVMQAIRAGATPEEVFDATKIDPWFVDQLFLIKEIADELAAADKLEPSLLAEAKRHGFSDVQIGEIRGLREDVVREVRHALGVRPVYKTVDTCAAEFAAKTPYFYSSYDEETEVAPREKPAVIILGSGPNRIGQGIEFDYSCVHASFALSDAGYETVMVNCNPETVSTDYDTSDRLYFEPLTLEDVLEIVHAETLAGPIAGVIVQLGGQTPLGLAQALKDNGVPVVGTPPEAIHAAEDRGAFGQVLAEAGLPAPKHGTATTFAGAKAIADEIGYPVLVRPSYVLGGRGMEIVYDETRLASYIAESTEISPSRPVLVDRFLDDAIEIDVDALYDGHELYLGGVMEHIEEAGIHSGDSACALPPITLGGFDIKRLRASTEAIAKGVGVRGLINIQFALAGDILYVLEANPRASRTVPFTSKATAVPLAKAAARISLGATVAELRAEGLLPAVGDGGELPLDAPISVKEAVMPWSRFRDIHGRGVDTILGPEMRSTGEVMGIDSVFGTAYAKSQAGAYGPLPTKGRAFISVANRDKRSMIFPARELVAHGFELLATSGTAEVLKRNGINATVVRKQSEGEGPNGEKTIVQLIHEGGVDLIVNTPYGTGGRLDGYDIRTAAVSRSVPCLTTVQALAAAVQGIDALNRGDVGVRSLQEHAERLTAARD, from the coding sequence GTGCCTAAGCGCTCCGATATCCAGTCCGTCCTGGTCATCGGCTCCGGCCCGATCGTCATCGGGCAGGCCGCCGAGTTCGACTACTCCGGCACCCAGGCCTGCCGGGTCCTCAAGGCCGAGGGCCTGCGGGTGATCCTGGTCAACTCCAACCCCGCGACGATCATGACCGACCCGGAGATCGCCGACGCCACGTACGTCGAGCCGATCACCCCGGAGTTCGTCGAGAAGATCATCGCCAAGGAGCGGCCCGACACGCTGCTGCCGACGCTCGGCGGCCAGACCGCGCTCAACACCGCGATCTCCATGCACGAGCAGGGTGTGCTGGAGAAGTACGGCGTCGAACTGATCGGCGCCAACGTCGAGGCCATCAACAAGGGCGAGGACCGCGACCTCTTCAAGGGCGTCGTCGAGGCCGTCCGCGAGAAGATCGGGCACGGCGAGTCCGCCCGCTCGGTCATCTGCCACACCATGGACGACGTGATCCAGGGCGTGGACACGCTAGGCGGCTACCCCGTCGTCGTGCGCCCCTCCTTCACCATGGGCGGCGCCGGCTCCGGCTTCGCGCACGACGAGGAGGAGCTGCGCCGCATCGCGGGGCAGGGCCTCACGCTCTCCCCGACCACCGAGGTGCTCCTGGAGGAGTCCATCCTCGGCTGGAAGGAGTACGAGCTGGAGCTGATGCGCGACAAGAACGACAACGTCGTGGTCGTCTGCTCCATCGAGAACTTCGACCCGATGGGCGTCCACACCGGCGACTCGATCACCGTGGCGCCCTCGATGACGCTGACCGACCGCGAGTACCAGCGGCTGCGTGACATCGGCATCGCGATCATCCGCGAGGTCGGCGTCGACACCGGCGGCTGCAACATCCAGTTCGCGGTCAACCCCGACGACGGCCGCATCATCGTCATCGAGATGAACCCGCGCGTCTCGCGTTCCTCGGCCCTCGCGTCGAAGGCCACCGGCTTCCCGATCGCCAAGATCGCGGCCAAGCTGGCCGTCGGCTACACGCTCGACGAGATCCCGAACGACATCACCGAGAAGACGCCGGCGTCCTTCGAGCCGACCCTCGACTACGTGGTCGTCAAGGCACCGCGGTTCGCCTTCGAGAAGTTCCCGTCCGCCGACTCCACGCTGACCACGACCATGAAGTCGGTCGGCGAGGCCATGGCGATCGGCCGCAACTTCACCGAGGCGCTCCAGAAGGCGCTGCGGTCGCTGGAGAAGAAGGGCTCGCAGTTCACCTTCGTGGGCGAGCCCGGCGACAAGGCCGAACTGCTCGCGGAGTCCGTACGGCCCACCGACGGGCGCATCAACTCCGTCATGCAGGCCATCCGCGCGGGCGCCACGCCCGAGGAGGTCTTCGACGCGACCAAGATCGATCCCTGGTTCGTGGACCAGCTGTTCCTGATCAAGGAGATCGCGGACGAGCTGGCCGCCGCCGACAAGCTGGAGCCCTCGCTGCTCGCCGAGGCCAAGCGGCACGGCTTCTCCGACGTCCAGATCGGCGAGATCCGGGGCCTGCGCGAGGACGTCGTCCGCGAGGTGCGGCACGCGCTGGGCGTCCGGCCGGTCTACAAGACGGTCGACACCTGCGCCGCCGAGTTCGCCGCCAAGACGCCGTACTTCTACTCCTCGTACGACGAGGAGACGGAGGTGGCCCCGCGCGAGAAGCCCGCGGTGATCATCCTCGGCTCGGGTCCGAACCGCATCGGCCAGGGCATCGAGTTCGACTACTCCTGCGTCCACGCCTCCTTCGCGCTGAGCGACGCGGGCTACGAGACCGTGATGGTCAACTGCAACCCCGAGACCGTCTCCACGGACTACGACACCTCCGACCGGCTCTACTTCGAGCCGCTCACCCTGGAGGACGTACTGGAGATCGTCCACGCCGAGACGCTTGCCGGACCGATCGCGGGCGTGATCGTCCAGCTCGGCGGCCAGACCCCGCTGGGCCTGGCGCAGGCGCTCAAGGACAACGGCGTCCCGGTCGTGGGCACCCCGCCCGAGGCCATCCATGCCGCCGAGGACCGCGGCGCCTTCGGCCAGGTGCTCGCCGAGGCCGGACTGCCCGCGCCCAAGCACGGCACCGCCACGACCTTCGCCGGGGCCAAGGCCATCGCCGACGAGATCGGCTACCCCGTCCTCGTCCGGCCGTCGTACGTCCTCGGCGGACGCGGCATGGAGATCGTGTACGACGAGACGCGGCTGGCCTCGTACATCGCGGAGTCCACCGAGATCAGCCCGTCCCGGCCGGTCCTGGTCGACCGCTTCCTGGACGACGCGATCGAGATCGACGTGGACGCCCTGTACGACGGCCACGAGCTGTACCTCGGCGGAGTCATGGAGCACATCGAGGAGGCCGGCATCCACTCCGGCGACTCGGCGTGCGCCCTGCCCCCGATCACGCTCGGCGGGTTCGACATCAAGCGGCTGCGCGCCTCGACCGAGGCCATCGCCAAGGGCGTCGGCGTCCGCGGACTGATCAACATCCAGTTCGCGCTGGCCGGGGACATCCTGTACGTCCTGGAGGCCAACCCGCGCGCCTCGCGCACGGTCCCCTTCACCTCCAAGGCGACCGCGGTGCCGCTCGCCAAGGCCGCCGCCCGGATCTCGCTGGGCGCGACCGTCGCCGAGCTGCGCGCCGAGGGGCTGCTGCCGGCCGTCGGCGACGGCGGTGAACTGCCGCTGGACGCGCCGATCTCCGTCAAGGAGGCCGTCATGCCGTGGTCGCGCTTCCGCGACATCCACGGCCGCGGTGTCGACACGATCCTCGGCCCGGAGATGCGCTCCACCGGCGAGGTCATGGGCATCGACTCGGTGTTCGGCACGGCGTACGCCAAGTCCCAGGCGGGCGCGTACGGTCCGCTGCCGACCAAGGGGCGCGCCTTCATCTCGGTCGCCAACCGCGACAAGCGCTCGATGATCTTCCCGGCGCGTGAACTCGTCGCCCACGGCTTCGAGCTGCTCGCCACGTCCGGCACGGCCGAGGTGCTCAAGCGCAACGGCATCAACGCCACCGTGGTGCGCAAGCAGTCCGAGGGCGAGGGCCCGAACGGCGAGAAGACGATCGTCCAGCTCATCCACGAGGGCGGGGTCGACCTCATCGTCAACACGCCGTACGGCACCGGGGGCCGCCTCGACGGCTACGACATCCGTACGGCGGCCGTGTCCCGCTCCGTGCCCTGCCTGACGACCGTCCAGGCGCTCGCCGCGGCCGTCCAGGGCATCGACGCGCTCAACCGCGGAGACGTGGGCGTGCGTTCCCTGCAGGAACACGCGGAACGCCTGACCGCGGCCCGCGACTAG
- a CDS encoding quinone-dependent dihydroorotate dehydrogenase has product MYKLFFRLAFRRMDPEQAHHLAFRWIRLAVRIPVLRTFVAAVLAPRYEELRTEAFGLRMHGPFGLAAGFDKNAVSVDGMSMLGFDHVEIGTVTGEAQSGNPKKRLFRLVPDRALINRMGFNNEGSEAVAERLRTRTPVFRTVVGVNIGKTKVVPEDEAAADYVKSTVRLAAYADYLVVNVSSPNTPGLRNLQATESLRPLLTAVREAADRTVTARRVPLLVKIAPDLADEDVDAVADLAVELGLDGIIATNTTIAREELGLASDASLVAETGGLSGAPLKARSLEVLRRLYARVGDRITLVGVGGVENAEDAWQRILAGATLVQGYSAFVYEGPFWGRGIHKGLAARLRTSPYATLADAVGADVRNTRRTV; this is encoded by the coding sequence ATGTACAAGCTCTTCTTCCGGCTCGCGTTCCGGCGTATGGACCCCGAGCAGGCCCACCACCTCGCCTTCCGCTGGATCCGGCTGGCCGTCCGGATCCCCGTCCTGCGGACCTTCGTCGCCGCCGTGCTCGCGCCCCGGTACGAGGAACTGCGGACCGAGGCGTTCGGGCTGCGGATGCACGGCCCGTTCGGGCTCGCGGCCGGCTTCGACAAGAACGCGGTCTCTGTCGACGGCATGTCGATGCTGGGCTTCGACCACGTGGAGATCGGCACCGTCACCGGGGAGGCGCAGAGCGGCAACCCGAAGAAGCGGCTGTTCCGCCTTGTGCCGGACCGCGCGCTGATCAACCGCATGGGATTCAACAACGAGGGCTCCGAGGCCGTGGCGGAGCGTCTGAGGACCCGTACGCCCGTCTTCAGGACCGTCGTGGGCGTCAACATCGGCAAGACCAAGGTCGTACCGGAGGACGAGGCCGCCGCCGACTACGTGAAGTCCACCGTGCGGCTGGCCGCGTACGCCGACTACCTCGTGGTCAACGTCAGCTCCCCGAACACGCCCGGACTGCGCAACCTCCAGGCGACCGAGTCGCTGCGGCCCCTGCTCACCGCCGTGCGCGAGGCCGCCGACCGGACCGTGACCGCACGCCGCGTGCCGCTGCTCGTGAAGATCGCGCCGGACCTCGCCGACGAGGACGTGGACGCCGTCGCCGACCTCGCCGTCGAGCTGGGCCTGGACGGGATCATCGCCACGAACACCACCATCGCGCGCGAGGAACTGGGGCTGGCGTCCGACGCCTCCCTCGTCGCGGAGACCGGCGGGCTCTCGGGCGCCCCGCTGAAGGCACGCTCCCTGGAGGTGCTGCGTCGCCTCTACGCGCGCGTGGGCGACCGGATCACCCTGGTGGGCGTCGGCGGCGTCGAGAACGCCGAGGACGCCTGGCAGCGCATCCTGGCGGGCGCCACGCTGGTCCAGGGCTACAGCGCCTTCGTCTACGAGGGCCCCTTCTGGGGACGCGGCATCCACAAGGGTCTCGCCGCACGCCTGCGCACGAGCCCGTACGCCACCCTCGCCGACGCGGTCGGCGCCGACGTGAGGAACACGAGGAGAACGGTATGA
- the pyrF gene encoding orotidine-5'-phosphate decarboxylase, producing MSLEPFGARLRRAMDERGPLCVGIDPHASLLADWGLNDDVAGLQRFSRTVVEALADRVAVLKPQSAFFERFGSRGIAVLEKSVEEARAAGALVVMDAKRGDIGSTMAAYASAFLEKGSPLFSDALTVSPYLGYGSLKPAVELARESGSGLFVLALTSNPEGAEVQHAVRPEDTAVRNVGATVLAHLAEENEGETPMGSFGAVVGATLGDLSSYDLDINGPLLAPGIGAQGATPADLPRVFGAAVRQVVPNVSRGVLRHGPDIGALRASSDLFAEEIRVAVEAA from the coding sequence ATGAGCCTGGAACCCTTCGGCGCGCGCCTGCGCCGGGCCATGGACGAGCGTGGCCCCCTGTGCGTCGGTATCGACCCGCACGCCTCCCTGCTCGCCGACTGGGGCCTGAACGACGACGTCGCGGGCCTGCAGCGCTTCAGCCGTACCGTCGTCGAGGCGCTGGCCGACCGGGTCGCCGTACTGAAGCCGCAGAGCGCGTTCTTCGAGCGCTTCGGGTCGCGCGGCATCGCCGTCCTGGAGAAGTCGGTCGAGGAGGCGCGCGCGGCCGGGGCGCTGGTCGTCATGGACGCCAAGCGCGGTGACATCGGCTCGACCATGGCGGCGTACGCCTCCGCCTTCCTGGAGAAGGGCTCACCGCTGTTCTCCGACGCGCTGACCGTCTCGCCGTACCTCGGCTACGGGTCGCTGAAGCCGGCGGTCGAACTCGCCCGGGAGAGCGGCTCGGGGCTGTTCGTGCTCGCGCTGACCTCCAACCCGGAGGGCGCCGAGGTGCAGCACGCGGTACGCCCGGAGGACACGGCCGTGCGGAACGTGGGCGCGACCGTGCTGGCGCACCTCGCGGAGGAGAACGAGGGGGAGACCCCGATGGGCTCCTTCGGGGCGGTGGTCGGCGCGACGCTCGGCGATCTGTCCTCGTACGACCTCGACATCAACGGCCCGCTCCTCGCTCCCGGGATCGGTGCCCAGGGCGCGACCCCGGCCGACCTTCCCCGGGTCTTCGGCGCGGCGGTGCGTCAGGTGGTGCCCAACGTCAGCCGGGGTGTTCTGCGTCACGGTCCCGACATCGGCGCGCTACGCGCGTCATCGGACCTCTTCGCGGAGGAGATCAGGGTGGCGGTGGAGGCGGCGTAG
- a CDS encoding integration host factor: MALPPLTPEQRAAALEKAAAARRERAEVKNRLKHSGASLHEVIKQGQENDVIGKMKVSALLESLPGVGKVRAKQIMERLGISESRRVRGLGSNQIASLEREFGGGAA, from the coding sequence GTGGCTCTTCCGCCCCTTACCCCTGAACAGCGCGCAGCCGCGCTCGAAAAGGCCGCCGCGGCTCGCCGGGAGCGGGCCGAGGTCAAGAATCGACTCAAGCACTCCGGCGCCTCGCTCCACGAGGTCATCAAGCAGGGTCAGGAGAACGACGTCATCGGCAAGATGAAGGTCTCCGCTCTCCTGGAGTCCCTGCCGGGCGTGGGCAAGGTCCGCGCCAAGCAGATCATGGAGCGTCTCGGGATCTCCGAGAGCCGCCGTGTGCGAGGTCTTGGCTCCAATCAGATCGCCTCTTTGGAGCGCGAGTTCGGCGGCGGTGCGGCCTGA
- the gmk gene encoding guanylate kinase, whose protein sequence is MAATPRGTTPVPPDVRPRLTVLSGPSGVGKSTVVAHMRKAHPEVWLSVSATTRKPRPGEKHGVHYFFVSDEEMDKLIANGELLEWAEFAGNRYGTPRDAVLERLESGESVLLEIDLQGARQVRESMSDALLVFLAPPSWEELVRRLTGRGTEPPEVIERRLEAAKIELAAEPEFDITLVNTSVEDVARELLALMEVV, encoded by the coding sequence ATGGCTGCAACACCCCGGGGGACGACCCCCGTACCCCCGGACGTACGTCCGCGGCTGACCGTGCTCTCCGGCCCCTCCGGGGTCGGCAAGAGCACGGTCGTCGCCCATATGCGCAAGGCACACCCCGAGGTCTGGCTCTCGGTGTCGGCGACGACCCGCAAGCCGCGCCCCGGCGAGAAGCATGGCGTCCACTACTTCTTCGTCAGTGACGAGGAGATGGACAAGCTGATCGCCAACGGCGAGCTTCTCGAATGGGCGGAGTTCGCGGGCAACCGCTACGGCACGCCTCGCGACGCCGTGCTCGAACGGCTGGAGTCGGGCGAGTCGGTCCTCCTGGAGATCGATCTCCAGGGAGCCCGGCAGGTCCGCGAGTCCATGTCCGACGCCCTGCTGGTGTTCCTGGCCCCTCCCTCCTGGGAGGAGCTGGTCCGCCGGCTCACCGGGCGGGGCACCGAGCCGCCCGAAGTGATCGAGCGCCGGCTGGAGGCCGCCAAGATCGAGCTGGCGGCCGAGCCGGAGTTCGATATCACCCTGGTCAACACCTCTGTCGAGGACGTGGCGCGCGAGCTGCTAGCCTTGATGGAAGTTGTTTGA
- the rpoZ gene encoding DNA-directed RNA polymerase subunit omega: MSSSITAPEGIINPPIDELLEATDSKYSLVIYAAKRARQINAYYSQLGEGLLEYVGPLVDTHVHEKPLSIALREINAGLLTSEAIEGPAQ; encoded by the coding sequence GTGTCCTCTTCCATCACAGCGCCCGAGGGCATCATCAACCCTCCGATCGACGAGCTTCTTGAGGCCACCGACTCGAAGTACAGCCTGGTGATCTACGCGGCCAAGCGTGCCCGCCAGATCAACGCGTACTACTCGCAGCTCGGTGAGGGCCTCCTTGAGTACGTCGGTCCCCTCGTGGACACCCACGTCCACGAGAAGCCGCTGTCGATCGCCCTCCGGGAGATCAACGCGGGTCTGCTGACGTCGGAAGCCATCGAGGGCCCGGCTCAGTAG
- the coaBC gene encoding bifunctional phosphopantothenoylcysteine decarboxylase/phosphopantothenate--cysteine ligase CoaBC yields the protein MDKPKVVLGVSGGIAAYKACELLRRLTESGHDVRVVPTESALHFVGAATWSALSGHPVSTEVWSDVHEVPHVRIGQGADLVVVAPATADLLAKAAHGLADDLLTNTLLTARCPVVFAPAMHTEMWEHPATQENVATLRRRGAVVIEPAVGRLTGVDTGKGRLPDPTEIFEVCRRVLARGAAEPDLAGRHVVVSAGGTREPLDPVRFLGNRSSGKQGYALARTAAARGARVTLIAANTGMPDPAGVDVIQVGTAVQLREAVLKAAPEADAVVMAAAVADFRPAAYASGKIKKKDGQEPEPIVLVRNPDILAEISKDRTRTGQVVVGFAAETDDVLANGRVKLKRKGCDLLVVNEVGERKTFGSEENEAVVLGADGSETPVPYGPKEALADTVWDLVARRLG from the coding sequence GTGGACAAGCCGAAGGTAGTGCTGGGGGTCAGTGGTGGCATCGCCGCCTACAAGGCGTGCGAGCTGCTGCGCCGACTGACCGAGTCGGGACACGACGTGCGGGTCGTACCGACCGAATCCGCGCTGCACTTCGTCGGCGCCGCCACCTGGTCCGCCCTCTCCGGACACCCCGTCTCGACCGAGGTCTGGTCGGACGTGCACGAGGTGCCGCACGTGCGGATCGGCCAGGGCGCCGACCTGGTCGTCGTCGCGCCCGCCACCGCGGACCTGCTGGCGAAGGCGGCCCACGGCCTGGCCGACGACCTCCTCACGAACACCCTGCTCACCGCCCGCTGTCCGGTCGTCTTCGCGCCCGCCATGCACACCGAGATGTGGGAGCACCCGGCCACCCAGGAGAACGTGGCGACCCTGCGCCGCCGGGGTGCCGTCGTCATCGAACCGGCCGTGGGCCGGCTGACCGGCGTGGACACCGGCAAGGGGCGGCTGCCCGACCCCACCGAGATCTTCGAGGTCTGCCGCCGGGTGCTCGCACGGGGAGCGGCCGAACCGGACCTCGCCGGCCGGCACGTCGTCGTCAGCGCGGGTGGCACCCGCGAGCCGCTCGACCCGGTCCGCTTCCTCGGCAACCGCTCCTCCGGAAAGCAGGGGTACGCCCTCGCGCGCACCGCCGCCGCCCGGGGCGCCCGGGTCACACTGATCGCCGCGAACACCGGGATGCCGGACCCGGCGGGCGTCGACGTCATCCAGGTCGGCACGGCCGTGCAGCTGCGCGAGGCCGTGCTCAAGGCCGCCCCGGAGGCCGACGCCGTGGTGATGGCGGCGGCGGTGGCGGACTTCCGGCCCGCCGCCTACGCCTCGGGGAAGATCAAGAAGAAGGACGGCCAGGAACCGGAGCCCATCGTTCTCGTTCGCAATCCGGACATCCTCGCGGAGATCTCGAAGGACCGCACCCGAACGGGTCAGGTGGTCGTCGGTTTCGCCGCCGAGACGGACGACGTCCTGGCCAACGGACGCGTGAAACTGAAGCGCAAGGGCTGCGACCTCCTCGTCGTCAACGAGGTGGGGGAGCGCAAGACCTTCGGCTCCGAGGAGAACGAGGCGGTCGTGCTCGGCGCCGACGGAAGCGAGACCCCGGTGCCGTACGGGCCCAAGGAAGCACTGGCCGACACCGTGTGGGACCTCGTGGCACGCCGACTGGGATAG
- the metK gene encoding methionine adenosyltransferase, with product MSRRLFTSESVTEGHPDKIADQISDTILDALLREDPTSRVAVETLITTGLVHVAGEVTTKAYAPIAQLVRDKILEIGYDSSKKGFDGASCGVSVSIGSQSPDIAQGVDTAYEKRVEGAAAGEEGDELDKQGAGDQGLMFGYATDETPELMPLPIHLAHRLARRLSEVRKNGTIPYLRPDGKTQVTIEYDGDKAVRLDTVVVSSQHASDIDLDSLLAPDIREFVVEPELKALLDDGIKLETEGYRLLVNPTGRFEIGGPMGDAGLTGRKIIIDTYGGMARHGGGAFSGKDPSKVDRSAAYAMRWVAKNVVAAGLASRCEVQVAYAIGKAEPVGLFVETFGTAKVDAEKIETAISEVFDLRPAAIIRDLDLLRPIYSKTAAYGHFGRALPEFTWEKTDRVDALRKAAGL from the coding sequence GTGTCCCGTCGCCTGTTCACCTCGGAGTCCGTGACCGAGGGTCACCCCGACAAGATCGCTGACCAGATCAGCGACACCATCCTCGATGCGCTTCTGCGAGAGGACCCGACGTCCCGGGTCGCCGTCGAGACGCTGATCACGACCGGCCTCGTACACGTGGCCGGCGAGGTCACGACCAAGGCCTACGCGCCGATCGCGCAGCTCGTGCGCGACAAGATCCTCGAAATCGGCTACGACTCCTCGAAGAAGGGCTTCGACGGCGCGTCCTGTGGCGTGTCCGTGTCGATCGGCTCTCAGTCCCCGGACATCGCGCAGGGCGTCGACACCGCGTACGAGAAGCGGGTCGAGGGTGCCGCCGCAGGTGAAGAAGGGGACGAGCTCGACAAGCAGGGCGCCGGCGACCAGGGCCTGATGTTCGGCTACGCGACGGACGAGACCCCGGAGCTCATGCCGCTCCCGATCCACCTCGCGCACCGCCTCGCGCGCCGCCTCTCCGAGGTCCGCAAGAACGGCACGATCCCGTACCTGCGCCCCGACGGCAAGACGCAGGTCACCATCGAGTACGACGGCGACAAGGCGGTCCGCCTGGACACGGTCGTCGTCTCCTCGCAGCACGCGTCGGACATCGACCTGGACTCGCTGCTCGCGCCCGACATCCGCGAGTTCGTGGTGGAGCCCGAGCTGAAGGCGCTCCTGGACGACGGCATCAAGCTGGAGACCGAGGGCTACCGGCTGCTGGTCAACCCCACCGGCCGCTTCGAGATCGGCGGCCCGATGGGTGACGCCGGCCTGACCGGCCGCAAGATCATCATCGACACCTACGGCGGTATGGCCCGCCACGGTGGCGGCGCGTTCTCCGGCAAGGACCCGTCCAAGGTCGACCGCTCCGCCGCGTACGCCATGCGGTGGGTCGCCAAGAACGTCGTCGCGGCGGGCCTCGCCTCCCGCTGCGAGGTCCAGGTCGCCTACGCGATCGGCAAGGCCGAGCCCGTCGGCCTCTTCGTCGAGACCTTCGGCACCGCCAAGGTCGACGCGGAGAAGATCGAGACGGCCATCTCCGAGGTCTTCGACCTCCGCCCGGCCGCGATCATCCGCGACCTCGACCTGCTGCGGCCGATCTACTCGAAGACCGCCGCGTACGGCCACTTCGGGCGCGCGCTGCCGGAGTTCACCTGGGAGAAGACGGACCGGGTGGACGCACTGCGCAAGGCGGCGGGGCTCTAG